From the Ciona intestinalis chromosome 2, KH, whole genome shotgun sequence genome, one window contains:
- the LOC100185393 gene encoding uncharacterized protein LOC100185393 isoform X2 — MEHLTRDEVTLYNDSGTSELEKLKILNCMVDRLLVDRENDKQSDIKRIPVEAVAGEDHWGAKKYLNSGFDFVNEYFAQSDELSTKTNSMKHVLASHKSSYQVVQSNNELFQTPKNETKVNMVSSEGRSESDNDSDGSDVESVKSTLQTHRPCYEPQNSELVVFSPEIITREIHELEITIKKDHKRTPLYSEAENYKLHDEYSTPMHLNIEASTTAVDNLTVGSHEHESSGVIPNITEQSQCVPSIGESVTRDRKIVAPATLSKDSIPDSMGSLETKIEYQYHGKKGNWGVHDKESTSKSLPTTPLPAVSNRIKRSTSRPQSATKSRKEVWTAGTIFNSANLDVRQNWLLKEKLLQKKRKEFCTLPLKDLSTNCSETTTHCTPHMMMLPDELILGIFSFLSIKDIASATAACKKFYRIGNDSSLWKVVTLQSCELKDKFLSGIGSRKPRGLELLSCDGKKISNRGLRELFKNLKQSLEYLNISKCSGDNLTGDTIMLHASTYCKHLNKVVIPWSSTTDNGLSSLSYGLKRLAHLNISGNSAITDEAFKVLLEQHAHNLKVLEVAGCFSLSSESFGQMAEKSTPNNLRKLNIGLCKVAEDTINSLCGKLPSLRHLDMHGIKSVTDLCIQTVTQQCKNIHTLVLSHCVSLSDQALFQMSENLPLLRNLNISGCCKVTDDGVSSITSALPCLQTLDISSTGVTHISVTAIAQFGLQWLTSLKLSFCHNVTNECLYSLLTSCPSLELLHLYGCRRIQFESLLKIRPALLLKY; from the exons ATGGAACACTTAACAAGAGATGAAGTGACGTTGTATAACGACAGTGGGACGAGTGAACTAGAAAAATTGAAGATATTAAATTGCATGGTGGACCGCTTATTAGTTGATCGTGAAAATG ATAAGCAATCAGACATAAAGAGAATTCCAGTTGAAGCAGTTGCAGGTGAAGATCACTGGGGGGCCAAAAAATACCTAAACAGTGGATTTGACTttgtaaatgaatattttgcCCAATCAGATGAACTCTCTACTAAAACAAATTCAATGAAACATGTACTCGCATCGCACAAAAGTTCTTACCAAGTGGTGCAATCTAACAATGAACTATTTCAAACcccaaaaaatgaaacaaaagtgAACATGGTTTCAAGTGAAGGTAGATCTGAGAGCGATAATGATAGCGATGGTAGTGATGTAGAGTCTGTAAAATCCACATTGCAAACTCACAGACCATGCTATGAACCTCAGAATTCTGAACTTGTAGTATTCTCACCGGAAATAATAACAAGAGAAATTCATGAGTTAGAAATTACCATTAAGAAAGATCATAAAAGAACTCCTCTATATAGTGAAGCTGAAAACTATAAATTACATGATGAGTATAGCACACCTATGCACCTCAACATAGAAGCATCAACTACTGCTGTAGATAATCTAACGGTAGGAAGTCACGAACATGAAAGTAGTGGTGTTATCCCAAACATTACTGAACAAAGCCAATGTGTTCCTTCTATTGGAGAAAGTGTGACTCGTGATAGAAAAATAGTAGCACCTGCTACCTTGAGCAAAGATTCAATACCAGATTCAATGGGTAGCTTGGAAACAAAAATAGAATACCAATATCATGGAAAAAAAGGTAATTGGGGTGTACATGACAAAGAAAGTACATCCAAATCTCTTCCTACCACTCCTTTGCCAGCTGTATCTAACAGAATCAAGAGATCCACATCTCGTCCACAATCTGCAACTAAATCAAGAAAAGAAGTTTGGACAGCAGGCACTATTTTTAATTCTGCGAATTTAGATGTCAGACAAAATTGGCTCTTGAAAGAAAAACTGCTGCAAAAGAAAAGAAAGGAATTTTGTACGTTACCCTTAAAGGATTTATCTACAAATTGTAGTGAAACCACAACTCATTGTACCCCACATATGATGATGTTACCAGACGAACTGATATTGGgaattttttctttcttatCAATTAAAGATATAGCTTCTGCAACAGCTGCATGTAAGAAGTTTTATCGTATTGGAAATGACAGCAGTCTCTGGAAGGTTGTAACCCTGCAATCATGTGAGCTAAAGGACAAGTTTTTAAGTGGGATCGGGTCAAGAAAACCAAGAGGTTTAGAATTATTAAGTTGTGATGGTAAGAAAATATCGAATAGAGGTCTTCGAGAGTTGTTTAAGAACTTGAAGCAGTCTTTGGAGTATTTAAACATAAGCAAATGCAGTGGTGATAATCTTACAGGAGATACAATTATGCTGCATGCTTCCACTTACTGCAAACATCTCAACAAAGTTGTTATACCATGGAGCAGTACAACAGACAATGGTCTATCCAGCTTATCATACGGTCTAAAGCGGTTGGCCCATTTAAACATTAGTGGAAACTCTGCAATCACAGATGAGGCATTCAAAGTTCTGTTGGAACAACATGCACACAATCTTAAGGTGCTGGAAGTAGCCGGCTGTTTTTCACTTTCAAGCGAAAGTTTTGGTCAAATGGCTGAAAAATCGACTCCAAATAATTTACGAAAACTGAACATTGGGCTTTGTAAAGTTGCGGAAGACACAATTAACTCGTTGTGTGGCAAATTACCTTCACTGCGTCACTTGGACATGCATGGCATAAAATCAGTTACAGATCTGTGCATTCAGACTGTTACACAACAATGCAAAAACATTCATACTCTAGTGTTATCTCATTGTGTGTCTCTGTCTGATCAGGCACTGTTTCAAATGTCAGAAAATTTACCATTATTGAGAAACCTTAATATATCAGGATGCTGTAAAGTAACTGATGATGGTGTATCATCTATTACTTCTGCATTACCATGCTTACAAACCTTAGACATTAGTAGCACAGGTGTCACTCATATTTCTGTTACTGCAATTGCTCAGTTTGGCTTGCAGTGGCTAACatctttaaaattaagtttttgcCATAACGTAACCAATGAGTGTTTATATTCATTATTAACCTCGTGTCCTTCATTAGAGTTATTACATTTATACGGTTGCAGACGTATCCAATTTGaatcacttttaaaaatacgtCCTGCATTGTTATTGAagtattaa
- the LOC100185393 gene encoding uncharacterized protein LOC100185393 isoform X1 encodes MEHLTRDEVTLYNDSGTSELEKLKILNCMVDRLLVDRENGKHGSSLDAKLHHQQQISTYKQSDIKRIPVEAVAGEDHWGAKKYLNSGFDFVNEYFAQSDELSTKTNSMKHVLASHKSSYQVVQSNNELFQTPKNETKVNMVSSEGRSESDNDSDGSDVESVKSTLQTHRPCYEPQNSELVVFSPEIITREIHELEITIKKDHKRTPLYSEAENYKLHDEYSTPMHLNIEASTTAVDNLTVGSHEHESSGVIPNITEQSQCVPSIGESVTRDRKIVAPATLSKDSIPDSMGSLETKIEYQYHGKKGNWGVHDKESTSKSLPTTPLPAVSNRIKRSTSRPQSATKSRKEVWTAGTIFNSANLDVRQNWLLKEKLLQKKRKEFCTLPLKDLSTNCSETTTHCTPHMMMLPDELILGIFSFLSIKDIASATAACKKFYRIGNDSSLWKVVTLQSCELKDKFLSGIGSRKPRGLELLSCDGKKISNRGLRELFKNLKQSLEYLNISKCSGDNLTGDTIMLHASTYCKHLNKVVIPWSSTTDNGLSSLSYGLKRLAHLNISGNSAITDEAFKVLLEQHAHNLKVLEVAGCFSLSSESFGQMAEKSTPNNLRKLNIGLCKVAEDTINSLCGKLPSLRHLDMHGIKSVTDLCIQTVTQQCKNIHTLVLSHCVSLSDQALFQMSENLPLLRNLNISGCCKVTDDGVSSITSALPCLQTLDISSTGVTHISVTAIAQFGLQWLTSLKLSFCHNVTNECLYSLLTSCPSLELLHLYGCRRIQFESLLKIRPALLLKY; translated from the exons ATGGAACACTTAACAAGAGATGAAGTGACGTTGTATAACGACAGTGGGACGAGTGAACTAGAAAAATTGAAGATATTAAATTGCATGGTGGACCGCTTATTAGTTGATCGTGAAAATGGTAAACATGGGTCTTCACTTGATGCTAAACTACATCACCAGCAACAAATATCTACTT ATAAGCAATCAGACATAAAGAGAATTCCAGTTGAAGCAGTTGCAGGTGAAGATCACTGGGGGGCCAAAAAATACCTAAACAGTGGATTTGACTttgtaaatgaatattttgcCCAATCAGATGAACTCTCTACTAAAACAAATTCAATGAAACATGTACTCGCATCGCACAAAAGTTCTTACCAAGTGGTGCAATCTAACAATGAACTATTTCAAACcccaaaaaatgaaacaaaagtgAACATGGTTTCAAGTGAAGGTAGATCTGAGAGCGATAATGATAGCGATGGTAGTGATGTAGAGTCTGTAAAATCCACATTGCAAACTCACAGACCATGCTATGAACCTCAGAATTCTGAACTTGTAGTATTCTCACCGGAAATAATAACAAGAGAAATTCATGAGTTAGAAATTACCATTAAGAAAGATCATAAAAGAACTCCTCTATATAGTGAAGCTGAAAACTATAAATTACATGATGAGTATAGCACACCTATGCACCTCAACATAGAAGCATCAACTACTGCTGTAGATAATCTAACGGTAGGAAGTCACGAACATGAAAGTAGTGGTGTTATCCCAAACATTACTGAACAAAGCCAATGTGTTCCTTCTATTGGAGAAAGTGTGACTCGTGATAGAAAAATAGTAGCACCTGCTACCTTGAGCAAAGATTCAATACCAGATTCAATGGGTAGCTTGGAAACAAAAATAGAATACCAATATCATGGAAAAAAAGGTAATTGGGGTGTACATGACAAAGAAAGTACATCCAAATCTCTTCCTACCACTCCTTTGCCAGCTGTATCTAACAGAATCAAGAGATCCACATCTCGTCCACAATCTGCAACTAAATCAAGAAAAGAAGTTTGGACAGCAGGCACTATTTTTAATTCTGCGAATTTAGATGTCAGACAAAATTGGCTCTTGAAAGAAAAACTGCTGCAAAAGAAAAGAAAGGAATTTTGTACGTTACCCTTAAAGGATTTATCTACAAATTGTAGTGAAACCACAACTCATTGTACCCCACATATGATGATGTTACCAGACGAACTGATATTGGgaattttttctttcttatCAATTAAAGATATAGCTTCTGCAACAGCTGCATGTAAGAAGTTTTATCGTATTGGAAATGACAGCAGTCTCTGGAAGGTTGTAACCCTGCAATCATGTGAGCTAAAGGACAAGTTTTTAAGTGGGATCGGGTCAAGAAAACCAAGAGGTTTAGAATTATTAAGTTGTGATGGTAAGAAAATATCGAATAGAGGTCTTCGAGAGTTGTTTAAGAACTTGAAGCAGTCTTTGGAGTATTTAAACATAAGCAAATGCAGTGGTGATAATCTTACAGGAGATACAATTATGCTGCATGCTTCCACTTACTGCAAACATCTCAACAAAGTTGTTATACCATGGAGCAGTACAACAGACAATGGTCTATCCAGCTTATCATACGGTCTAAAGCGGTTGGCCCATTTAAACATTAGTGGAAACTCTGCAATCACAGATGAGGCATTCAAAGTTCTGTTGGAACAACATGCACACAATCTTAAGGTGCTGGAAGTAGCCGGCTGTTTTTCACTTTCAAGCGAAAGTTTTGGTCAAATGGCTGAAAAATCGACTCCAAATAATTTACGAAAACTGAACATTGGGCTTTGTAAAGTTGCGGAAGACACAATTAACTCGTTGTGTGGCAAATTACCTTCACTGCGTCACTTGGACATGCATGGCATAAAATCAGTTACAGATCTGTGCATTCAGACTGTTACACAACAATGCAAAAACATTCATACTCTAGTGTTATCTCATTGTGTGTCTCTGTCTGATCAGGCACTGTTTCAAATGTCAGAAAATTTACCATTATTGAGAAACCTTAATATATCAGGATGCTGTAAAGTAACTGATGATGGTGTATCATCTATTACTTCTGCATTACCATGCTTACAAACCTTAGACATTAGTAGCACAGGTGTCACTCATATTTCTGTTACTGCAATTGCTCAGTTTGGCTTGCAGTGGCTAACatctttaaaattaagtttttgcCATAACGTAACCAATGAGTGTTTATATTCATTATTAACCTCGTGTCCTTCATTAGAGTTATTACATTTATACGGTTGCAGACGTATCCAATTTGaatcacttttaaaaatacgtCCTGCATTGTTATTGAagtattaa
- the LOC108950824 gene encoding uncharacterized protein LOC108950824, with protein sequence MYIPSVCGSAVIFHATNRLLFIRMLKSIKMFWLFVTVVILWPAETFQLNEYSTIKHGLAEMTIHSTTRKQNVKLDYKICLDSMPYHIKVTANPKYNSGVEKFNVTVVQNNFYNAVVELERIDEDSGWGEMLFTVQWTIYHISDYITSTATVQYRVDYDTDVKITETSNVSAVYGQGSSPLPALQNSSQLQPRLSQERQNGHRFLVFDKIDTRLITNLDLNPKQGESDLITVFVVYRLDSPRRNTKNWHGLFGIDNGDNDKAIVMNVDRLEIGGTINKGYIINTYSLPNANPRALHVWNVLSVQWNVDGGVDASSMWCNGKLLRRFQARTSPSETKFVVGAIRLNNRAYLHGAIGEFVLFRGIVIPDDVMKKYQLHFIRKWGITADPITVSGYSCLSNTQNLFVRHIYYITFLNVNVYNFFNLYG encoded by the exons ATGTATATTCCTTCGGTCTGCGGCAGTGCAGTTATTTTTCATGCCACTAACAGGTTATTGTTTATCAGAATGCTAAAGTcgattaaaatgttttggttgTTCGTTACAGTTGTTATTCTTTGGCCTGCAGAAACGTTTCAGCTAAACG AATATTCGACAATTAAACATGGTTTGGCTGAAATGACAATTCATTCCACAACGAGGAAGCAAAACGTGAAGCTGgattacaaaatatgtttggaTTCGATGCCTTATCATATTAAGGTGACAGCAAACCCCAAATACAATTCCGGAGTGGAGAAGTTTAACGTTACTgttgttcaaaacaatttCTACAACGCTGTTGTTGAGTTAGAACGAATCGATGAAGACTCAGGATGGGGGGAAATGCTTTTCACTGTGCAGTGGACGATCTACCATATCTCAG ATTATATAACTTCAACCGCGACAGTGCAATACCGCGTGGATTACGATACAGATGTGAAAATTACAGAAACATCAAATGTATCAGCGGTTTATGGTCAAGGTTCATCGCCGTTACCAGCATTACAAAACTCCTCTCAATTGCAACCACGTCTGTCACAGGAAAGACAAAACGGTCACAGGTTTTTAGTATTTGATAAAATTGACACGAGGCTGATTACCAACCTTGATCTAAATCCTAAACAAGGAGAGAGTGACCTCATTACTGTGTTTGTAGTTTATCGACTTGATAGTCCTagaagaaatacaaaaaactGGCATGGGCTGTTCGGAATAGACAACGGCGATAATGATAAAGCGATTGTAATGAACGTTGACAGATTGGAGATAGGTGGTACAATCAACAAGggttatataataaatacttATAGCCTGCCCAACGCCAACCCAAGAGCACTTCATGTTTGGAATGTTCTCAGTGTCCAGTGGAATGTAGATGGTGGCGTCGATGCAAGCAGTATGTGGTGTAACGGGAAATTACTTCGAAGGTTTCAAGCCAGAACTAGTccatcagaaacaaaatttgtagTTGGTGCCATCAGGCTAAACAACAGAGCCTACCTACATGGAGCGATTGGTGAATTCGTACTCTTCAGAGGCATCGTCATACCCGATGACGTAATGAAGAAGTATCAGCTACACTTCATTAGGAAATGGGGAATAACGGCTGATCCAATCACAGTGTCAGGATATTCGTGTTTGAGTAACACACAGAACCTTTTCGTGCGTCATATTTACTATATAACATTCTTGAATgtaaatgtatataattttttcaatctttatgggtga
- the LOC100180669 gene encoding uncharacterized protein LOC100180669 isoform X1: protein MSSTTLMSRVGILIVVIICLQQQQLTQGIPLSEEIQELLKNRVVSNEADSSDISDYYDQGLAEGNGDSSELFLWFIYKSLLADLKKTGKNNVEVEQRNKLLYPSVIKKSRHPKLYFPGIVKRSVQSGTENKQTDETTF, encoded by the exons ATGTCGAGTACAACGTTGATGAGCCGGGTTGGAATTTTAATTGTTGTGATCATCTgcctgcaacaacaacaacttacaCAAG GTATTCCGCTCAGCGAAGAAATTCAGGAGCTACTGAAAAATCGTGTAGTAAGT AATGAAGCGGACAGCAGTGACATAAGTGATTATTATGATCAAGGACTTGCGGAAGGAAACGGAGATTCAAGCGAGTTATTTCTCTGGTTTATTTACAAA AGCTTACTGGCagatttgaaaaaaacagGAAAGAATAACGTCGAAGTAGAACAACGTAACAAGTTGCTTTACCCATCTGTAATTAAGAAGAGCCGTCACCCGAAGTTGTATTTTCCGGGCATCGTCAAACGTTCTGTGCAG AGCGGTACGGAAAACAAGCAAACGGATGAAACAacgttttaa
- the LOC100180669 gene encoding uncharacterized protein LOC100180669 isoform X2, with amino-acid sequence MSSTTLMSRVGILIVVIICLQQQQLTQGIPLSEEIQELLKNRVNEADSSDISDYYDQGLAEGNGDSSELFLWFIYKSLLADLKKTGKNNVEVEQRNKLLYPSVIKKSRHPKLYFPGIVKRSVQSGTENKQTDETTF; translated from the exons ATGTCGAGTACAACGTTGATGAGCCGGGTTGGAATTTTAATTGTTGTGATCATCTgcctgcaacaacaacaacttacaCAAG GTATTCCGCTCAGCGAAGAAATTCAGGAGCTACTGAAAAATCGTGTA AATGAAGCGGACAGCAGTGACATAAGTGATTATTATGATCAAGGACTTGCGGAAGGAAACGGAGATTCAAGCGAGTTATTTCTCTGGTTTATTTACAAA AGCTTACTGGCagatttgaaaaaaacagGAAAGAATAACGTCGAAGTAGAACAACGTAACAAGTTGCTTTACCCATCTGTAATTAAGAAGAGCCGTCACCCGAAGTTGTATTTTCCGGGCATCGTCAAACGTTCTGTGCAG AGCGGTACGGAAAACAAGCAAACGGATGAAACAacgttttaa